One Aster yellows witches'-broom phytoplasma AYWB DNA segment encodes these proteins:
- the dnaG gene encoding DNA primase: protein MKDNKQLINQINEKMTILDLVQEFVQLKKSGKNYMGLCPFHDEKTPSFSVSPERNIGVCMSCKKGGNPVFFYKSIKNIHLNQAIFELATRLGINTSLRQKNTSQYQKFYNIMQEATDFYAHQLKNNKQVLNYLEQRGFGNEIIKKFKLGYAPKASHLSRYLIEFAKFDPDDLKKLNLINQNDKTGKFYDFFKNRIIFPITNKSGQIVAFSSRSLDNKIPKYLNSPETVIFKKGENLYQYYENQAEIRKKQTVILHEGFFDVMASFKAQVKNVVATMGTNLTSVHTRLLKKLTDKIIIAYDGDKAGKTATLEIGTFLQKNNFQVQILVFPNNLDPDEYIKTEGPEKYQRLLTDDLKDFLALKVDLICQKMDYYNQTQTKKELQKLFKSSSFEIKIIYQEYLQKKYQLTVNLNSQVSIDKTPKPLYIAQTKQQLNAIKFDIKIEIIIELLLNAAFFKTQNPKTFAIIKKTPGFNDLQCNCLLNYIKNYYKKNPQQNYIPWEEIKNTTFKENIDDLLTSIEKHHFFQMQKRPLLKDKEGKIFSNYIKELEIRDKIEQKQQKINELNDKLLQIDNTEKNKLQKNKDKLKKEKQQLQQQLSELVNDIFC from the coding sequence ATGAAAGATAACAAACAATTAATTAATCAAATCAACGAAAAAATGACTATCCTTGATTTAGTTCAAGAATTTGTACAATTAAAAAAATCAGGTAAAAATTACATGGGATTATGCCCTTTTCACGATGAAAAAACGCCCTCTTTTTCTGTTTCTCCTGAAAGAAATATAGGAGTTTGCATGTCTTGTAAAAAAGGCGGCAATCCTGTTTTTTTTTACAAAAGCATCAAAAACATCCATTTAAATCAAGCCATTTTTGAACTGGCAACCCGATTAGGAATCAATACTTCCCTGCGCCAAAAAAACACCAGTCAATACCAAAAATTCTACAACATCATGCAAGAAGCAACAGATTTTTATGCCCATCAATTAAAAAATAACAAACAAGTCCTCAATTATTTAGAACAAAGAGGCTTTGGCAATGAAATCATAAAAAAATTTAAATTAGGTTATGCTCCCAAAGCGTCCCATTTATCACGCTATTTAATTGAATTTGCTAAATTTGATCCTGATGACCTCAAAAAATTAAACCTCATCAATCAAAACGACAAAACCGGAAAATTTTATGATTTTTTCAAAAACCGCATCATTTTTCCCATCACTAACAAATCAGGCCAAATTGTTGCTTTTTCCAGCCGTAGTTTAGATAATAAAATACCTAAATATCTCAACAGCCCCGAAACAGTAATTTTCAAAAAAGGCGAGAATTTATATCAATACTACGAAAACCAAGCTGAAATCAGAAAAAAACAAACAGTCATTTTGCATGAAGGTTTTTTTGATGTTATGGCATCTTTCAAAGCCCAAGTCAAAAACGTAGTTGCTACCATGGGAACCAATCTTACTTCGGTTCATACTAGACTATTAAAAAAACTCACCGACAAAATAATTATTGCCTATGACGGCGACAAAGCAGGAAAAACAGCTACTTTAGAAATTGGAACCTTTCTACAAAAAAACAACTTCCAAGTTCAAATATTGGTTTTTCCCAATAATCTAGACCCCGATGAATACATCAAAACTGAAGGGCCCGAAAAATACCAACGCCTCCTAACCGATGATTTAAAAGATTTTTTAGCTTTAAAAGTAGATTTGATTTGTCAAAAAATGGATTATTACAACCAAACTCAAACCAAAAAAGAATTACAAAAACTGTTCAAATCATCAAGCTTTGAAATCAAAATAATTTATCAAGAATACTTACAAAAAAAATATCAACTAACAGTTAATCTTAATTCTCAAGTCTCCATTGACAAAACCCCAAAACCTCTTTACATTGCTCAAACCAAACAACAATTAAATGCAATCAAATTTGACATTAAAATAGAAATAATCATAGAATTACTTTTAAATGCTGCTTTTTTCAAAACCCAAAACCCCAAAACATTTGCCATCATCAAAAAAACCCCCGGTTTTAACGACTTGCAATGTAATTGTCTACTAAACTATATTAAAAATTATTACAAAAAAAATCCTCAACAAAACTATATTCCTTGGGAAGAAATAAAAAACACCACATTTAAAGAAAATATTGATGATTTATTGACATCTATAGAAAAACATCATTTTTTCCAAATGCAAAAGCGTCCTCTTTTAAAAGATAAAGAAGGCAAAATATTTAGCAATTATATAAAAGAATTAGAAATCAGAGACAAAATAGAACAAAAACAACAAAAAATAAATGAGTTAAATGATAAATTACTTCAAATAGATAATACCGAAAAAAACAAATTACAAAAAAACAAAGACAAACTCAAAAAAGAAAAACAACAATTACAACAACAATTAAGCGAATTAGTAAATGATATATTTTGTTAA
- the rpsU gene encoding 30S ribosomal protein S21, translating to MPKTVFRKGETIEETLRRFKREVSKSGVLAEARRKEHYIKPSVQKKNRQKNMRSKKR from the coding sequence ATGCCAAAAACTGTTTTTCGTAAAGGAGAAACTATCGAAGAAACGCTACGTCGCTTTAAAAGAGAAGTTTCTAAATCTGGTGTCCTAGCAGAAGCGCGTCGCAAAGAACATTATATTAAACCAAGTGTACAAAAGAAAAATCGCCAAAAAAATATGCGTAGTAAAAAGCGTTAA
- the ybeY gene encoding rRNA maturation RNase YbeY, protein MIIKIHNQTSFCIKPFKSLLIKMFLPIKEKKIMHLIFVTNEKIQELNSFYRQKNYPTDVLSFHNDLTFFAGLEDNSLGDVFISFPKAQEQAKTFKHSLEREIAFLAVHGFLHLKGYQHRTEEEFQIMLALQEKILQKVGLNLDKTK, encoded by the coding sequence ATGATCATTAAAATACATAATCAAACTTCTTTTTGCATCAAACCTTTTAAATCTTTATTAATTAAAATGTTTTTGCCCATCAAAGAAAAAAAAATAATGCATCTCATTTTTGTTACCAACGAAAAAATTCAAGAACTTAATTCCTTTTATCGCCAAAAAAATTATCCAACAGACGTTTTGTCTTTTCATAATGATTTAACTTTTTTTGCAGGTTTAGAAGACAATTCTTTAGGAGATGTTTTTATTTCTTTTCCCAAAGCCCAAGAACAAGCAAAAACATTCAAGCACAGTTTAGAACGCGAAATTGCTTTTTTAGCAGTGCATGGTTTTTTGCATCTTAAAGGTTATCAACATCGAACCGAAGAAGAGTTTCAAATAATGCTTGCTTTACAAGAAAAAATTTTACAAAAAGTAGGTCTCAATTTAGACAAAACCAAATAA
- a CDS encoding YqaJ viral recombinase family protein, with translation MQLEQNTLAWHNHRKKYINASEVAAIMGLNPFETKEQLLKRKVFGTSIEDNEAMKRGRTLEPKARNFFNQTQKMQFEPKVFVKDFMSASLDGWDVQSQSLLEIKCPISFASYTWQNFLNEDKIPNIYYAQLQAQIYCSQPIKAYFLVYQNDQTNKTIEVKGDQNFITNMLEQCNRFFQLYLKTKQLQKQP, from the coding sequence ATGCAATTAGAACAAAATACCTTAGCTTGGCACAATCATCGCAAAAAATACATTAATGCTTCCGAAGTAGCAGCTATCATGGGCTTAAATCCATTTGAAACCAAAGAACAATTATTAAAAAGAAAAGTTTTTGGAACTTCAATCGAAGACAACGAAGCAATGAAACGCGGACGAACTTTAGAACCCAAAGCAAGAAATTTTTTCAACCAAACACAAAAAATGCAATTCGAACCAAAAGTCTTTGTCAAAGATTTCATGTCTGCTTCTTTGGATGGATGGGACGTCCAATCTCAAAGCCTCTTAGAAATCAAATGCCCTATTTCTTTTGCCTCTTATACTTGGCAAAACTTTTTGAATGAAGACAAAATCCCTAATATCTATTATGCCCAACTCCAAGCCCAAATTTATTGTTCCCAACCAATTAAAGCTTACTTTTTAGTCTATCAAAACGACCAAACCAACAAAACTATCGAAGTCAAGGGAGACCAGAATTTTATCACAAACATGTTGGAACAGTGCAATCGTTTTTTTCAATTATACTTAAAAACTAAACAATTACAAAAACAACCATAA
- the era gene encoding GTPase Era, with translation MDFKSGFIAILGRPNVGKSTLLNALTQQKVAITSAKPQTTRNKIIGICHDSNAQYIFVDTPGINQYKHLLNQKMNNIVFQSIKDVDLILFLTDSFYHPKEEDLLKIIFQTKKTVFLVINKIDSLKSKSQIDAIILSYLNHFSFQTVIPLSAIKAKNTTFLKENIYQNIKPGVAYYPKDMITDQKKEIWIAEMIREKVLYYVHEEIPHASAVIIEKMEQKEHLLEIWGLILVERSSQKQILIGKAGSKLKQIGTHVRQDLNCHLQIKTHINLWVKVYPNWRNQKDLLSRFGY, from the coding sequence ATGGATTTTAAATCTGGTTTTATTGCTATTTTGGGACGACCAAACGTCGGCAAATCCACTCTTCTAAACGCATTAACCCAGCAAAAAGTGGCCATAACAAGCGCCAAACCCCAAACAACACGAAACAAAATTATTGGCATTTGCCACGATTCTAACGCCCAATATATTTTTGTAGACACCCCAGGAATTAACCAATACAAACATTTATTGAACCAAAAAATGAACAACATCGTTTTTCAAAGCATCAAAGACGTTGATTTAATTCTCTTTTTAACAGATTCCTTTTATCATCCCAAAGAAGAAGATTTATTAAAGATAATTTTTCAAACCAAAAAAACAGTTTTTTTAGTCATCAACAAAATTGACAGTTTAAAAAGCAAAAGCCAAATTGATGCTATTATTTTGAGCTATTTAAATCATTTTTCTTTTCAAACAGTAATCCCACTTTCCGCTATCAAAGCCAAAAACACCACTTTTTTAAAAGAAAATATCTATCAAAATATCAAACCAGGAGTCGCTTACTATCCGAAAGACATGATTACTGATCAAAAAAAAGAAATTTGGATAGCAGAAATGATCCGCGAAAAGGTCCTTTATTATGTCCACGAAGAAATTCCTCACGCCTCAGCTGTAATAATTGAAAAAATGGAACAAAAAGAACATTTATTAGAAATTTGGGGCTTGATTTTGGTAGAAAGAAGCTCCCAAAAACAAATCTTAATTGGTAAGGCAGGCTCCAAGCTCAAACAAATAGGAACGCATGTCCGCCAAGACCTCAATTGCCATTTGCAAATCAAAACTCACATTAATTTATGGGTAAAAGTGTATCCTAATTGGCGTAATCAAAAAGATTTATTAAGTCGCTTTGGATATTAA
- a CDS encoding glycine--tRNA ligase: protein MQNLEKVISLAKQTGFVFAGSEIYGGLANSWDYGPLGSLLKNNIKKAWLQKFVQEQPNNVLLDGSILLNSAVWKASGHLDSFSDPLTENQDNNKRFRADKLIETHDPQLDISGWSYEQMHDYLVKNQVLGTSNWTPIRPFNMLFQTRQGVILKNSKPLYLRPETAQGIFIQFKNILKTTRKKLPFGVCQIGKVFRNEVTPGNFIFRTCEFEQMELEFFCQPGTETHWFNHWKKLMYDFLIILGMNPQNLKFKDHKKEDLSHYSKQTCDILFKFPWGFDELWGIASRTNFDLKTHQKNSKKDLTYFDETTKQKILPYVIEPSLGIERLFFAFLINNYHENSTSNETRQILSFHPFLAPYKVAVLPLIKKKHSAKAQEINQYLAKYFDVCYDETKSIGKRYRRQDMIGTPFCITVDDQTLTHNIITLRNRDTAQQQTFLLTEVKQYIQEKIILK, encoded by the coding sequence ATGCAAAATTTAGAGAAAGTTATTTCATTAGCCAAACAAACAGGATTTGTGTTTGCAGGCAGCGAAATTTATGGAGGACTTGCCAATAGTTGGGATTATGGACCTTTAGGTAGTTTATTAAAAAACAACATTAAAAAAGCTTGGTTGCAAAAATTTGTCCAAGAACAACCCAATAATGTTTTGTTGGACGGCTCCATTTTGCTTAATTCTGCCGTATGGAAAGCCTCAGGTCATCTGGATTCTTTTTCGGATCCCCTTACTGAAAATCAAGATAACAACAAGAGATTTCGCGCCGATAAACTCATCGAAACACACGATCCGCAGTTAGATATTAGCGGTTGGTCCTACGAACAAATGCATGACTATTTAGTCAAAAACCAAGTCTTAGGAACTTCCAACTGGACACCAATCAGACCTTTTAACATGCTTTTTCAAACCCGTCAAGGGGTCATTTTGAAAAACTCAAAACCTCTATATTTAAGACCTGAAACAGCACAAGGAATTTTTATCCAATTTAAAAATATTTTAAAAACCACCAGAAAAAAACTTCCCTTTGGAGTCTGCCAAATTGGAAAAGTATTCCGCAACGAAGTAACACCAGGCAATTTTATTTTCCGTACTTGTGAATTTGAACAAATGGAACTAGAATTTTTTTGCCAACCCGGTACCGAAACCCATTGGTTTAACCATTGGAAAAAACTAATGTATGATTTTTTAATTATTTTAGGTATGAACCCACAAAATTTAAAATTTAAAGATCACAAAAAAGAAGACCTCAGCCATTATTCAAAACAAACCTGCGATATTTTATTCAAATTTCCTTGGGGTTTTGACGAACTTTGGGGGATCGCCTCAAGAACAAATTTCGACCTGAAAACCCACCAAAAAAACTCCAAAAAAGATCTTACTTATTTTGACGAAACTACCAAACAAAAAATTTTACCCTATGTTATCGAACCTTCTTTAGGAATAGAAAGACTATTTTTTGCTTTTCTAATTAACAATTACCACGAAAACAGCACTTCCAACGAAACAAGGCAAATCCTTTCTTTTCACCCTTTTTTAGCGCCTTACAAAGTAGCTGTTTTGCCATTAATCAAAAAAAAACACAGCGCCAAAGCCCAAGAAATCAATCAATATTTAGCCAAATATTTTGATGTTTGTTACGATGAGACCAAAAGTATTGGCAAAAGATACCGCAGACAAGATATGATCGGCACTCCTTTTTGTATCACTGTAGACGATCAAACCCTTACCCACAACATAATTACTTTAAGAAATCGCGACACTGCCCAACAACAAACCTTTTTGCTAACAGAAGTCAAACAATACATCCAAGAAAAAATCATTTTAAAATAA